The Ischnura elegans chromosome 1, ioIscEleg1.1, whole genome shotgun sequence genome contains a region encoding:
- the LOC124167101 gene encoding elongation of very long chain fatty acids protein AAEL008004-like: MTEIAGQVVDQYLEFMESKSDPRTSEWFLMGGPGPLFFILAVYLWFSNKVGPQLMEKRQAFDLKPLLIAYNLSQVLFSVWLVWEGLQGGWLHHYNLKCQPVDYSNNPVAIRMANACWWYFFCKLVELLDTVFFVLRKKNNQVTFLHLYHHTLMPICAWIGTKFLPGGHGTFLGVINSFVHIIMYFYYMMSAMGPQYQKYLWWKKYLTTLQMVQFCMIFVHSSQLLIYECNYPKTIIVLLGINALFFLGLFGNFYRKSYKKGTFKLH; the protein is encoded by the exons ATGACGGAGATTGCTGGACAGGTTGTGGACCAGTACTTGGAGTTTATGGAGTCAAAGAGTG aCCCAAGAACCAGTGAATGGTTCCTGATGGGTGGTCCTGGGCCTCTTTTCTTCATCTTGGCTGTGTACCTCTGGTTTTCCAATAAAGTTGGGCCGCAGCTGATGGAAAAGAGACAGGCATTCGACCTGAAGCCCTTGCTCATAGCTTACAACCTTTCACAAGTACTGTTCAGTGTGTGGTTGGTTTGGGAG gGTCTGCAAGGAGGATGGCTTCATCACTATAACCTGAAGTGCCAACCTGTTGATTACTCAAATAACCCTGTAGCTATTAGg ATGGCGAATGCATGCTGGTGGTACTTCTTCTGCAAGCTTGTAGAGTTGTTGGACACT gttttctttgtgcttagaAAGAAGAATAACCAGGTGACCTTCCTGCATCTTTACCACCATACTCTTATGCCCATTTGTGCATGGATTGGAACTAAATTCCTTCCAG GAGGCCACGGTACCTTCCTTGGAGTTATCAACTCCTTTGTTCATATTATCATGTACTTTTACTACATGATGTCTGCAATGGGTCCCCAGTACCAGAAGTACCTTTGGTGGAAGAAGTACCTCACCACTCTTCAGATG GTGCAGTTCTGCATGATCTTTGTGCATTCTTCTCAGCTTCTCATTTATGAGTGCAACTATCCAAAGACCATCATTGTCCTCCTCGGAATCAACGCTTTGTTCTTTTTGGGACTCTTTGGCAACTTCTACAGGAAGTCTTACAAGAAGGGAACCTTTAAGCTTCATTGA